One segment of Streptosporangium brasiliense DNA contains the following:
- a CDS encoding TetR/AcrR family transcriptional regulator C-terminal domain-containing protein: MSAREQRQVASDAGLSKQRVVAEAVRLADSEGVGGLSMRRLAGALGAGAMSLYYYVASKEELLDAMIDVVFEEIELPPEEADWQSAMRREAVSARQVLARHPWAIGLMESRTSPGPANLRHREAVTACLRRAGFSVVMATHANWLLNSYVYGFALQEASLQFDTADEFADMTEDVFLPQLPPDEFPFLNESAAALVAAGYDPAEEFIFGLDLVLAALEPLRASA; this comes from the coding sequence GTGTCTGCGAGGGAACAACGCCAGGTCGCGTCAGACGCGGGGCTGAGCAAGCAGCGGGTGGTGGCCGAGGCGGTCCGGCTCGCCGACAGCGAGGGGGTCGGCGGGCTGAGCATGCGCCGGCTGGCTGGCGCGCTCGGCGCGGGCGCGATGTCGCTCTACTACTACGTGGCGAGCAAGGAGGAGTTGCTGGACGCCATGATCGACGTCGTGTTCGAGGAGATCGAGCTCCCGCCCGAAGAGGCCGACTGGCAGTCGGCGATGCGACGGGAGGCGGTATCCGCCCGACAGGTTCTCGCGCGCCACCCGTGGGCGATCGGCCTGATGGAGTCGCGGACATCGCCGGGGCCCGCGAACCTCCGCCACCGCGAGGCGGTCACCGCCTGCCTGCGGAGGGCTGGCTTCTCGGTCGTGATGGCGACGCACGCCAATTGGTTGCTCAACAGCTATGTCTACGGTTTCGCCCTGCAGGAAGCCAGCCTGCAGTTCGACACCGCCGATGAGTTCGCGGACATGACCGAGGACGTCTTCCTGCCCCAGCTTCCTCCTGACGAGTTCCCCTTCCTCAACGAGTCCGCCGCGGCGCTCGTCGCTGCCGGCTACGACCCGGCGGAGGAGTTCATCTTCGGCCTCGACCTCGTCCTAGCCGCCCTGGAGCCCCTGAGAGCCTCCGCATAG
- a CDS encoding NAD(P)-dependent alcohol dehydrogenase, with protein sequence MGIEQRSNAGARLVPGASPAGAATMRAAVQYRYGPPSVLESSAVGLPLPGRGDVLVQVGAASVHPGDYFVMTGVPYAVRLAFGLRRPRHGIPGRDLAGVVAAVGKDVTALRPGDEVFGWSTAGTLAEYACVPADNLVSTPATLSVVDAAAVPTSAMTALQALRKIANVQPGQTVLVTGASGGVGSFAVQIAKAFGAEVTGVCSTRNVDLVRSLGADHVVDYTRTDFTRTEKRYDVILDNVEAKPLAAVRRALTPTGTLIPNSGRGGRWLGPLGRIVKARVLSGFARQQLKPFTSIGKRQDLLTLADLLTTGQVTPVIDRTYPLDEAADALRYVAAGHTRGKVVVTV encoded by the coding sequence GTGGGAATCGAACAGCGATCGAATGCCGGAGCACGCCTGGTTCCGGGGGCGAGTCCGGCCGGGGCGGCGACGATGCGGGCCGCCGTCCAGTACCGCTACGGCCCGCCCTCAGTGCTCGAGTCGTCCGCCGTCGGGCTACCGCTGCCCGGTCGAGGCGATGTGCTCGTCCAGGTGGGCGCGGCCTCGGTACACCCTGGCGACTACTTCGTGATGACCGGTGTGCCGTATGCGGTGCGCCTGGCGTTCGGGCTCCGCCGGCCGCGCCACGGCATCCCGGGCAGGGACCTCGCCGGCGTGGTGGCAGCGGTCGGGAAGGATGTCACCGCTCTCCGCCCCGGCGACGAGGTGTTCGGCTGGAGCACCGCCGGAACGCTCGCGGAGTACGCCTGCGTCCCGGCGGACAACCTCGTGTCCACGCCTGCAACCCTGTCGGTCGTGGACGCGGCAGCGGTGCCCACGTCGGCCATGACGGCGTTGCAGGCATTGCGCAAGATCGCGAATGTTCAACCGGGCCAGACGGTGCTGGTCACGGGAGCGTCGGGCGGCGTGGGCTCCTTCGCCGTACAGATCGCCAAGGCTTTCGGCGCCGAGGTGACGGGTGTGTGCAGCACCCGCAACGTCGACTTGGTCCGGTCGCTCGGTGCCGACCATGTCGTTGACTACACGAGAACCGACTTCACCCGCACCGAGAAGCGCTACGACGTCATCCTCGACAACGTGGAAGCGAAGCCGCTGGCGGCTGTCCGCCGAGCACTGACGCCCACCGGCACCCTCATCCCCAACAGCGGACGCGGCGGCCGCTGGCTCGGCCCCCTCGGCCGGATCGTCAAAGCACGCGTGCTGTCCGGGTTCGCCCGTCAGCAGCTGAAGCCCTTCACGTCGATCGGGAAGCGCCAGGACCTGCTCACCCTGGCCGACCTGCTCACGACCGGGCAGGTCACGCCCGTCATCGACCGCACCTACCCCCTCGACGAAGCAGCCGACGCCCTCCGCTACGTCGCGGCCGGCCACACCCGAGGGAAGGTCGTCGTCACCGTCTGA
- a CDS encoding DUF6326 family protein gives MTIRTKSPNLLDNPPIPVQAKLAAAWTSFMFLYAYVDIFNFFKPGVIDDILAGVVFEFDISPTLLTMMLASVAIPALMVMLSMTLPARVNRATNLVVALLYIPYSVVNAVGESWDWASFYGLSIGIEVLLLAFILRSAWTWPRTPAVPAGPATTDLRQ, from the coding sequence ATGACCATCCGAACGAAATCGCCGAACCTGCTCGACAACCCGCCGATTCCCGTGCAGGCCAAGCTCGCCGCCGCATGGACCAGCTTCATGTTTCTCTACGCCTACGTCGACATCTTCAACTTCTTCAAGCCCGGCGTCATCGACGACATCCTGGCTGGCGTCGTCTTTGAGTTCGACATCAGCCCGACGTTGTTGACCATGATGCTCGCGTCCGTGGCGATCCCGGCCCTGATGGTGATGCTCTCCATGACGCTGCCCGCCCGGGTGAACCGCGCCACGAACCTCGTCGTTGCATTGCTCTACATCCCCTACTCGGTGGTCAACGCGGTAGGGGAGTCCTGGGACTGGGCCTCCTTCTACGGCCTCTCCATCGGAATCGAGGTGCTGCTCCTGGCCTTCATCCTGCGCTCCGCCTGGACATGGCCTCGAACCCCCGCCGTCCCAGCCGGTCCCGCGACGACCGACCTTCGACAGTAG
- a CDS encoding recombinase family protein, with translation MTDAEIRDADDVERHPCPRCGVQPGSPCRARSGAVAGTYHTGRFTQVPRLAKMLRVPTPVDRGPGQPWRPGTPPPVAPRSDGPAADIRIGYARCSTLRQELQPQLDALAAYGIPRDKIFSEKISTRVRLRPQFEAALATAREIKAHAPHCRVIVTVYEMKRLGRDGAELTAIADHLAAHGLALEMLAGPLAGIYDPAGHGRILFAFFAALAETERDSIREGTLEGLDAAARQGKHGGRPPVITEDMLHTVLRRQAAGEKVEAIAQDLVIASGKRRGQSPSVASVYRALAAHAKASAYPDAVEAARAEFAGL, from the coding sequence GTGACCGACGCTGAGATCCGCGACGCCGACGACGTCGAGCGCCACCCCTGCCCCCGCTGCGGCGTCCAGCCCGGCTCGCCGTGCCGGGCACGGTCCGGGGCGGTCGCCGGCACGTACCACACCGGGCGGTTCACCCAGGTTCCCCGCCTGGCGAAGATGCTGCGGGTACCCACGCCTGTCGACCGCGGCCCCGGGCAGCCTTGGCGGCCGGGCACCCCGCCGCCGGTCGCGCCGCGCTCGGACGGTCCGGCCGCCGACATCCGGATCGGGTACGCCCGGTGCAGCACCTTGCGGCAGGAGCTCCAGCCGCAGCTCGACGCCCTCGCCGCGTACGGCATACCCCGGGACAAAATTTTCTCCGAGAAGATCAGCACCCGGGTGCGCCTCCGACCGCAGTTCGAGGCGGCCCTGGCCACCGCCCGGGAGATCAAGGCGCACGCCCCGCACTGCCGGGTCATCGTCACCGTGTACGAGATGAAGCGGCTCGGCCGCGACGGCGCCGAGCTGACCGCCATCGCCGATCACCTCGCCGCGCACGGCCTGGCCCTGGAGATGCTCGCCGGCCCGCTGGCCGGGATCTACGACCCGGCCGGGCACGGCCGGATCCTGTTCGCGTTCTTCGCCGCGCTGGCCGAGACCGAGCGCGACAGCATCCGCGAGGGCACTCTCGAAGGGCTCGACGCCGCCGCGCGCCAGGGCAAGCACGGCGGCCGGCCGCCGGTGATCACCGAGGACATGCTGCACACCGTGCTGCGCCGTCAGGCGGCCGGGGAGAAGGTCGAGGCCATCGCGCAGGACCTGGTCATCGCCTCGGGGAAGCGCCGGGGGCAGTCGCCGAGTGTGGCCAGCGTCTACCGGGCCCTGGCAGCGCACGCCAAGGCGAGCGCGTATCCCGACGCCGTGGAGGCGGCCCGCGCGGAGTTCGCCGGCCTATAG
- a CDS encoding IS630 family transposase, whose protein sequence is MEGMPSSPYVICLGDAERAELESLSRRGSAPFRLVLRSQIVLLAAAGTANRMIAERLGICQDTARKWRRRYCEQGIEGLADAPRPGRPRVFSARIVAGVKALACEMPTSSGTPLARWTCPELARHTAASGIAPAPSASTVRRWLADDALKPWQHRSWIFPRDPHFALKASRVLDLYQREWEGEPLGEDEYVLSADEKPGVQARMRIHLPLPPGPGRAMRIESEYHRFGTLAYLAAYDVHHARVMGRCEPTTGIRPFTALVDQVMQSEPYASARRVFWVVDNGSSHRNWAAAARLSDAYPNAQMVHLPVHASWLNQIEVYFSVIQRKLLSPDDFEDLDELAAQILAFENHYNAAARPFDWKFTRTDLNRLLARIRQHDRHAPHPLAG, encoded by the coding sequence ATGGAGGGCATGCCCTCCAGTCCCTATGTCATATGCCTTGGCGACGCTGAGCGCGCTGAGCTGGAGTCCCTGTCCCGGCGCGGCTCAGCGCCGTTTCGCCTGGTGCTGCGATCACAGATTGTGCTGCTCGCCGCGGCGGGCACAGCGAACCGGATGATCGCGGAGCGACTGGGCATCTGCCAGGACACGGCCCGCAAATGGCGGCGTCGGTACTGTGAACAGGGCATCGAGGGGCTGGCCGACGCGCCGCGCCCCGGCAGGCCGCGCGTGTTCTCCGCCCGCATCGTGGCCGGGGTCAAGGCCCTCGCGTGCGAGATGCCCACCTCGAGCGGAACTCCCCTGGCCCGATGGACCTGCCCCGAGCTGGCCCGCCATACGGCAGCCAGCGGCATCGCTCCCGCGCCCTCGGCGTCCACCGTGCGCCGCTGGCTCGCCGACGACGCCCTGAAGCCCTGGCAGCACCGGTCGTGGATCTTTCCTCGTGACCCGCACTTCGCCCTCAAGGCATCCCGCGTCCTGGACCTCTACCAGCGGGAATGGGAAGGGGAGCCGCTCGGTGAGGACGAGTACGTGCTCAGCGCCGACGAGAAGCCCGGCGTCCAGGCCCGCATGCGCATCCACCTCCCGCTCCCACCGGGGCCGGGGCGGGCGATGCGGATCGAGAGCGAGTACCACCGCTTCGGCACCCTCGCCTACCTGGCCGCCTACGACGTCCATCATGCCCGGGTCATGGGTCGGTGCGAGCCAACCACTGGCATCAGGCCGTTCACCGCGCTCGTGGACCAGGTGATGCAGAGCGAGCCATACGCTTCGGCCAGGCGGGTCTTTTGGGTCGTGGACAACGGCTCCTCGCACCGGAACTGGGCGGCGGCAGCCCGGCTCAGCGACGCCTACCCGAACGCCCAGATGGTCCATCTGCCCGTCCACGCCTCCTGGCTCAACCAGATCGAGGTCTACTTCTCCGTCATCCAGCGCAAGCTCCTCAGCCCCGACGACTTTGAGGACCTCGATGAGCTCGCCGCCCAAATCCTCGCCTTCGAGAACCACTACAACGCCGCAGCCAGGCCCTTCGACTGGAAGTTCACCCGCACCGACCTCAACCGCCTCCTGGCACGCATCAGACAGCACGACCGGCATGCACCGCACCCGCTGGCCGGATGA
- a CDS encoding NAD(P)/FAD-dependent oxidoreductase encodes MPGKRTDVVVIGSGVIGASVALELARRDWQVTVVDKAGGAGHGSTSASSAVVRFNFSTAAGVATAWEAHFGWRSWAEHLGHDVGPLARYVRCGMAMLDVDVAPRSVYLPLFQNAGIPFEEWTSADLSERIPGIDVGRYWPPKRIDDDEFWAETETTLGAVYTPDAGFVNDPQLAAQNLAAAARAHGAEFRFHASVRGIERAHGQVTAVTLADGSRIPCGVVVNAAGPWSTRINELASVGSDFTVGCRPLRQEVAHVAAPVGFGADNHAGICVADMDLGVYLRGEAGGGLLVGGTEPECDPLQWVDDPDAVTAHPTTAVFEAQVTRAARRLPALEIPNRARGVVGVYDVADDWTPIYDRTELDGFYVAMGTSGNQFKNAPVVGKFLAAIIEQTENGVDHDERPVRFVGEHTGLAIDLSAFSRKRPPGTENSGTVLG; translated from the coding sequence GTGCCCGGTAAGCGCACGGATGTCGTGGTGATCGGGTCGGGGGTGATCGGCGCGTCGGTCGCCTTGGAACTCGCCCGCCGTGACTGGCAGGTGACGGTGGTCGACAAGGCCGGAGGAGCCGGCCACGGCTCCACGAGTGCGTCCAGCGCGGTGGTGCGGTTCAACTTCTCCACCGCCGCGGGCGTCGCCACCGCCTGGGAGGCGCACTTCGGCTGGAGGTCGTGGGCGGAGCACCTTGGCCACGATGTCGGGCCGTTAGCTCGGTACGTACGGTGCGGGATGGCGATGCTGGACGTGGACGTGGCTCCTCGGTCGGTGTACCTGCCGTTGTTCCAGAACGCGGGTATCCCGTTCGAGGAGTGGACGAGTGCGGACCTGTCGGAGCGGATCCCGGGTATCGACGTCGGCAGGTACTGGCCACCGAAACGTATCGACGACGACGAGTTCTGGGCCGAGACCGAAACCACGCTGGGTGCCGTGTACACACCTGATGCGGGGTTCGTGAACGATCCGCAACTGGCGGCGCAGAATCTGGCCGCCGCCGCGCGGGCACACGGTGCCGAGTTCCGGTTCCATGCGTCGGTGCGCGGGATCGAACGGGCCCATGGCCAAGTCACCGCGGTGACACTCGCGGACGGGAGCAGGATCCCCTGCGGCGTGGTGGTCAACGCCGCAGGCCCATGGTCGACCCGCATCAACGAGTTGGCCTCGGTCGGATCCGACTTCACCGTGGGATGCCGGCCGTTACGGCAGGAGGTCGCGCACGTCGCGGCCCCCGTGGGTTTCGGCGCCGACAACCACGCCGGGATCTGCGTCGCGGACATGGACCTGGGTGTCTACCTGCGCGGTGAGGCCGGCGGGGGACTGCTGGTCGGTGGTACGGAACCGGAATGCGACCCGCTGCAGTGGGTGGACGACCCGGATGCCGTCACTGCGCATCCGACGACGGCGGTGTTCGAGGCCCAGGTGACGAGGGCTGCGCGACGGCTACCGGCGTTGGAGATACCGAATCGGGCTCGCGGGGTCGTGGGAGTCTACGACGTCGCCGACGACTGGACGCCGATCTACGACCGTACGGAGCTGGACGGGTTCTACGTCGCCATGGGGACGAGCGGCAACCAGTTCAAGAACGCACCGGTCGTCGGCAAGTTCCTCGCCGCGATCATCGAACAGACCGAGAACGGCGTAGATCACGACGAACGGCCGGTGCGATTCGTCGGCGAGCACACCGGCCTGGCCATAGACCTTTCGGCGTTCTCCCGCAAGCGTCCCCCCGGCACCGAGAACTCAGGCACAGTCCTGGGCTGA
- a CDS encoding alpha/beta hydrolase translates to MSAMWQGCLADTDYFELRSSGGYDYGVWVTTPPGYDPATTPAPAVYVLDGNWAVGMTAPLIVTQLDPMQQIQPYIQVSVGYAGEEAQHWARLRNRDLVPPGEPIAQEFIDAVEKGFQAGVMTREEADAYLAELSDTHADAFLSFLTAELHPRIEGDYGTAASGHGLYGYSYGGLFSLYTWLSGSTLFESVGAGSPGVVSTDSQVFAQLEELGDSRRAARLHVTFNVQELLGDLAVYQSITKNTATLLHRLTSRSGAVTSAILDETHVTGLQASFLSYLRTCRAR, encoded by the coding sequence ATGAGCGCCATGTGGCAGGGCTGCCTCGCCGACACCGACTACTTCGAGCTGCGTTCCAGCGGTGGGTACGACTACGGCGTCTGGGTCACCACGCCACCGGGCTACGACCCCGCCACGACGCCGGCGCCCGCGGTGTACGTGCTCGACGGCAATTGGGCCGTGGGCATGACGGCTCCGCTCATCGTCACCCAGCTGGACCCCATGCAGCAGATCCAGCCCTATATCCAGGTCAGCGTCGGTTACGCGGGCGAGGAAGCACAACACTGGGCACGGCTGCGCAACAGAGACCTCGTGCCCCCCGGCGAGCCCATCGCCCAGGAGTTCATCGATGCCGTGGAGAAGGGATTCCAAGCGGGTGTGATGACGCGCGAGGAAGCCGACGCCTACCTCGCCGAGTTGAGCGACACCCACGCCGATGCGTTCCTGAGCTTCCTCACCGCGGAACTGCACCCGCGGATCGAAGGCGACTACGGCACAGCCGCGAGCGGTCACGGCCTTTACGGCTACTCCTACGGCGGACTTTTCAGCCTCTACACCTGGCTCTCCGGCAGCACGCTCTTCGAGAGCGTCGGAGCGGGCAGCCCCGGCGTCGTCAGTACGGACAGTCAGGTCTTCGCCCAGCTCGAAGAGCTGGGGGACAGCCGGCGTGCGGCCAGGCTGCACGTGACCTTCAACGTCCAGGAGCTTCTCGGCGACCTGGCCGTCTACCAGAGCATCACGAAGAACACGGCCACCCTCCTGCACCGCCTCACCTCACGCAGTGGAGCCGTCACCAGCGCGATCCTGGACGAAACGCACGTGACCGGCCTGCAGGCCTCGTTCCTCAGTTATCTCAGGACCTGCCGTGCCCGGTAA
- a CDS encoding metal-dependent hydrolase family protein: MGRLQVVGAAVADGTGRDPIDVDVTVEDGWITQLGASGDEPGERLDAGGLTMTPGLIDAHVHLGLSSPIQPQFSFQISAAEIAADIFATAGAALDAGFTTVRDTGGIDGGVVTTIAKGKVRGPRVLSCGPVQCQIGGHGYYGADWEPTELWSGHHLPGLCALSMMSGNADELRGNVREAFRRGASFLKLCVTGGVVSAHDRLTDTQFTVEEIAVAVQEAAARGTYVTVHAHNNEGIRNAVEAGARCVEHGTDLDEPTATLMATRGVALVPTFAVVERLLHDPAEAGLGESVRDRVLGVRERMTEALAAAKEAGVRIGLGSDLIGPAQDRRGEELKLRAELETPMEALVAATKTNAEILGLSDQVGVIAPGMQADLVLWNGNPLEDPKLFADPANAVLVVQAGRVVKDLR; this comes from the coding sequence GTGGGACGTTTGCAGGTGGTCGGCGCGGCGGTCGCCGACGGGACGGGGCGCGACCCCATAGACGTCGACGTCACCGTCGAAGACGGGTGGATCACCCAGCTCGGGGCCTCCGGTGACGAACCCGGTGAGCGGCTCGACGCCGGGGGACTGACGATGACGCCCGGCCTGATCGACGCGCACGTTCACCTGGGCCTGTCGAGCCCGATCCAGCCGCAGTTCTCGTTCCAGATCAGTGCCGCCGAGATCGCGGCGGACATCTTCGCCACGGCCGGCGCAGCGCTCGACGCCGGCTTCACGACCGTCCGGGACACCGGCGGGATCGACGGCGGCGTCGTCACCACGATCGCGAAGGGCAAGGTCAGGGGACCGCGCGTCCTGTCGTGCGGACCTGTGCAGTGCCAGATCGGTGGGCACGGCTACTACGGAGCCGACTGGGAACCCACCGAGCTGTGGAGCGGCCATCACCTTCCGGGTCTGTGTGCCCTGTCCATGATGTCGGGCAACGCGGACGAGCTGCGAGGCAACGTACGTGAGGCCTTCCGCCGCGGAGCCTCCTTCCTGAAGCTCTGCGTGACCGGGGGAGTGGTCAGCGCTCACGACCGGCTGACCGACACCCAGTTCACCGTGGAGGAGATCGCTGTCGCTGTGCAGGAAGCCGCGGCACGGGGCACTTACGTGACGGTTCACGCCCACAACAATGAGGGCATTCGGAACGCGGTCGAGGCCGGGGCGCGCTGTGTCGAGCACGGCACCGACCTCGATGAGCCCACGGCCACCTTGATGGCCACGCGCGGGGTCGCCCTTGTGCCCACGTTCGCCGTCGTCGAGCGACTGCTGCACGACCCCGCGGAAGCCGGCCTCGGCGAGTCGGTCCGCGATCGTGTGTTGGGTGTCCGTGAGCGGATGACCGAGGCGCTCGCTGCCGCCAAGGAGGCCGGGGTGCGGATCGGGCTGGGTTCCGATCTCATCGGTCCGGCTCAGGACCGCCGAGGTGAAGAGCTCAAGTTGCGCGCGGAGCTGGAGACGCCGATGGAAGCTCTCGTGGCGGCCACGAAGACCAACGCCGAGATCCTCGGCCTGTCGGACCAGGTGGGGGTCATCGCTCCCGGCATGCAGGCAGACCTCGTGCTCTGGAACGGCAACCCGCTCGAAGATCCGAAGCTCTTCGCCGACCCCGCCAACGCCGTCCTCGTCGTCCAGGCCGGACGCGTGGTGAAGGACCTGCGATGA
- a CDS encoding TetR/AcrR family transcriptional regulator, giving the protein MGVILSTSERKGDARERLLARLLDAFDEALPSPEVSLREIAARTETSHALLRYHFGSLPGVLAAMLKAQRSRDNEALFAAAQQGTFANLVVAIWRTYTRPEQLSRVRGFFHVVGLAAYRPEDFREFIDSLDDLTKMLASLAEREGHDTGEALTMATVTIAAIRGLLLQEVLTPGVHSGNAVDLILRMLPGNAAGVHSGDGVRPHHQAGRPAPVRDRHGA; this is encoded by the coding sequence GTGGGAGTGATCCTGTCAACCTCGGAACGCAAAGGCGACGCACGCGAGCGCCTCCTGGCCCGGCTCCTCGACGCCTTCGACGAGGCCCTTCCCTCACCGGAGGTGTCGCTCCGCGAGATCGCCGCCCGGACCGAGACCAGCCATGCCCTCCTGCGATACCACTTCGGGTCACTCCCGGGCGTCCTGGCGGCCATGCTCAAGGCACAGCGATCTCGTGACAACGAGGCCCTCTTCGCAGCCGCCCAGCAGGGCACCTTTGCCAACCTCGTCGTGGCGATCTGGCGGACCTACACCCGCCCGGAGCAGTTGTCGCGTGTCCGCGGCTTCTTCCACGTCGTAGGACTGGCCGCGTACAGGCCGGAGGACTTCCGTGAGTTCATCGACTCGCTCGACGACCTGACCAAAATGCTGGCCTCACTCGCGGAACGCGAAGGGCACGACACCGGGGAAGCGCTGACCATGGCCACCGTCACCATTGCCGCGATCCGCGGCCTGCTCTTACAGGAAGTCCTGACTCCAGGAGTCCACTCGGGGAACGCCGTCGACTTGATCCTGCGCATGCTCCCCGGCAACGCGGCCGGTGTTCACTCAGGCGATGGAGTACGCCCGCACCATCAAGCAGGCCGTCCCGCACCAGTGCGTGATCGTCATGGTGCGTGA
- a CDS encoding transposase: MICADELGPVTPRTFAPAPAWSPDGHRIKARLEYSRGTDKTWVYGALRIRDGTELTFCAPSRNSDGWIQLLARIAKANRRGAIVVITDNLSSHFSWKVRQWLVRHPRIRQVFIPVKACWLNLAEGWWRLLRKAAFAGQTFADAVEIAHAVALATAQLNAHAQPWIWGRPPPRPRILRRKFVYLL, from the coding sequence GTGATCTGCGCCGACGAGCTGGGGCCGGTGACCCCGCGCACCTTCGCACCCGCGCCCGCCTGGTCTCCCGACGGGCACCGGATCAAAGCCAGGTTGGAGTATTCACGCGGCACCGACAAGACCTGGGTCTACGGCGCGCTGCGCATCCGTGACGGCACCGAGCTCACCTTCTGCGCGCCCTCACGCAACAGCGACGGCTGGATCCAGTTGCTGGCCCGCATCGCAAAAGCCAACCGGCGTGGCGCGATCGTCGTCATCACCGACAACCTGTCCAGCCACTTCAGCTGGAAGGTCCGCCAATGGCTGGTCCGTCACCCGCGGATCCGTCAGGTGTTCATCCCGGTCAAGGCGTGCTGGCTGAACCTGGCCGAGGGCTGGTGGCGACTGCTACGCAAGGCGGCGTTCGCCGGGCAGACCTTCGCCGACGCCGTCGAGATCGCCCACGCGGTCGCCCTTGCCACCGCCCAGCTCAACGCCCACGCCCAGCCCTGGATCTGGGGGCGACCACCGCCACGGCCCCGGATCCTGCGCCGCAAGTTCGTCTACCTGCTTTGA
- a CDS encoding helix-turn-helix domain-containing protein — translation MPKLLYARPPVDAEEDRQIRKLAGARHAPADWIMRAQMIVFSWQGLRTSAIAAKLGCHMQTVRERIERFNAEGLAGLGDRPGTGRKPRITEVERGQLIALARSTPPGRLTRDAAGDLAATDDSGPAQWTLDSLTAAARAQGIVIARSQVRRILRAEKVRWRHTRSWTESTDPDFAPKEPRSSASTPSRRPRPR, via the coding sequence ATGCCGAAACTGCTGTACGCGCGTCCGCCGGTGGACGCCGAGGAGGACCGGCAGATCCGCAAGCTGGCCGGCGCCCGTCATGCCCCGGCCGACTGGATCATGAGAGCGCAGATGATCGTGTTCAGCTGGCAGGGCCTGCGCACCAGCGCCATCGCGGCCAAGCTCGGCTGTCACATGCAGACCGTGCGCGAGCGGATCGAGCGATTCAACGCCGAGGGCCTGGCCGGACTGGGCGACCGGCCCGGGACGGGTCGCAAACCACGGATCACCGAGGTCGAACGCGGACAGCTCATCGCGTTGGCGCGCTCGACCCCGCCCGGACGCCTGACCCGCGACGCGGCCGGCGACCTGGCCGCCACCGACGACAGCGGCCCGGCGCAGTGGACGCTGGACAGCCTGACCGCCGCCGCCCGCGCGCAGGGCATCGTCATCGCGCGCAGCCAGGTCCGCCGGATCCTGCGAGCGGAGAAGGTCCGCTGGCGACACACCCGCTCCTGGACCGAATCGACCGATCCGGACTTCGCCCCAAAAGAGCCACGATCATCGGCCTCTACACCCAGCCGCCGGCCGCGACCACGGTGA